The following coding sequences lie in one Thalassoglobus polymorphus genomic window:
- a CDS encoding succinate dehydrogenase/fumarate reductase iron-sulfur subunit, giving the protein MSDSDHNMTLTLRVWRQDNSEARGKFVDYKVNRISPHMSFLEMLDVLNEQLIAQGEEPVAFDHDCREGICGACGVMINGQAHGPDKETTTCQLHMRRFQDGQKVVVEPWRANAFPVVKDLVVDRTSFDRIMGAGGYVSVNTGQAQDGNCLPVARQDQESSLDAAVCIGCGACVASCKNASAMLFTSAKVSHLAQLPQGDPERPQRVLDMVAQMDAEGFGGCSNTYECEAACPAGVSVEHIARLNREYVKASFCSSAQPTIQASAD; this is encoded by the coding sequence ATGAGCGATTCCGATCACAACATGACCCTCACTTTGCGTGTCTGGCGACAAGACAACTCTGAAGCGCGCGGGAAGTTTGTTGACTATAAGGTCAATCGCATTTCTCCTCACATGTCGTTTCTCGAGATGCTCGATGTCCTCAATGAGCAGTTGATCGCTCAAGGTGAGGAACCGGTCGCGTTTGACCACGACTGTCGAGAAGGAATCTGTGGTGCATGCGGGGTGATGATTAACGGACAGGCACACGGTCCTGATAAAGAAACGACGACTTGCCAACTGCATATGCGGCGATTCCAGGACGGCCAGAAAGTCGTCGTGGAACCTTGGCGTGCCAATGCCTTTCCTGTTGTGAAAGACTTGGTTGTCGACCGCACTTCGTTTGATCGCATCATGGGAGCAGGCGGTTATGTTTCGGTCAATACTGGGCAAGCACAGGACGGAAATTGCCTTCCGGTTGCCAGGCAGGATCAAGAGAGTTCTCTGGATGCGGCAGTTTGCATCGGATGTGGAGCCTGTGTCGCCTCGTGTAAAAATGCATCGGCAATGCTGTTCACATCAGCGAAAGTTTCACACCTTGCTCAACTCCCCCAAGGTGATCCAGAGCGTCCTCAGCGTGTGCTGGATATGGTCGCGCAAATGGATGCAGAAGGCTTCGGCGGGTGTAGTAATACCTATGAGTGTGAAGCTGCCTGTCCCGCTGGTGTTTCAGTCGAACACATCGCTCGACTGAACCGCGAATACGTCAAAGCCTCCTTCTGCTCTTCCGCACAACCCACAATTCAAGCTAGCGCAGACTAG
- a CDS encoding efflux RND transporter periplasmic adaptor subunit: MLTTCCLCVLLSGCGGGPPDNSFKAPPPPEVTIAKPVVQTVTLYIEETGVTEAVERADVRARVEGFLEEINFQPGDLVKKDDLLYVIDQREYVAARNSAKASVTSSSALVDVANSQVGVSEVEVTRASLDFKRYKELFDKGASTQQELDESKAAHDAAIATKEAADAAVDSAKADLAKAEANLAQADLDLEFTKVVAPISGVTTKTAIKIGNLVQNGSELATIVDKSRIYANFNISDREALRLQQARRDNGEESKPGEVKYRSVPVYLKREIDTDYIFEGHLDYVDQEGVDRSTGTLAIRGIFDNAEDRILPGLFVNVRVPVGQLENSILIPESAVFRDQRGTYSLVVNDEKKVERKPIVTGQSFDGMTLIEKGISAEDNVVLEGSQRARPGTVVTPKETKLAPVKMVNKSSAEQDSPQEADANNE; this comes from the coding sequence GTGTTGACCACTTGCTGCCTGTGCGTCCTCTTGTCAGGGTGTGGTGGAGGTCCTCCAGACAACTCTTTCAAGGCTCCTCCTCCGCCTGAAGTCACGATTGCGAAACCTGTCGTACAGACGGTGACACTGTACATCGAAGAAACGGGCGTGACGGAAGCTGTTGAGCGTGCTGATGTTCGTGCGCGTGTGGAAGGATTCCTGGAAGAGATCAATTTTCAACCGGGTGATCTGGTTAAAAAAGATGACCTCCTCTATGTCATTGATCAGCGAGAGTATGTGGCTGCCCGTAACTCAGCAAAAGCCTCCGTTACGTCATCCTCAGCACTCGTTGATGTTGCAAATTCTCAAGTTGGTGTCTCTGAAGTTGAGGTTACCCGTGCTAGCTTAGACTTCAAGCGGTACAAAGAACTCTTCGATAAAGGAGCGTCGACTCAGCAAGAGCTTGACGAATCCAAAGCTGCTCACGACGCAGCGATTGCAACAAAGGAGGCCGCTGACGCAGCTGTCGATTCTGCTAAAGCAGACCTTGCCAAAGCTGAGGCCAATCTGGCTCAGGCTGACCTGGACCTGGAATTTACCAAAGTCGTTGCTCCGATCTCTGGAGTGACAACCAAAACGGCGATCAAAATAGGAAACCTCGTCCAAAACGGTTCCGAACTGGCAACCATCGTTGATAAATCTCGAATCTATGCCAATTTCAATATCAGCGATCGTGAGGCCCTCCGTTTACAACAAGCTCGACGTGACAACGGAGAAGAGTCGAAACCGGGAGAGGTGAAATATCGGAGTGTTCCAGTCTACCTTAAACGTGAAATCGATACCGATTACATTTTTGAAGGGCACCTGGATTATGTGGATCAAGAAGGAGTCGACCGCTCCACTGGAACATTGGCAATCCGAGGGATCTTTGACAATGCTGAGGACCGGATACTCCCGGGGTTGTTCGTCAATGTTCGTGTTCCGGTCGGTCAGTTGGAAAATTCAATACTTATCCCCGAGAGTGCTGTCTTCCGTGATCAACGCGGGACTTATTCACTTGTCGTTAATGACGAAAAGAAGGTCGAGCGAAAACCGATTGTCACAGGCCAATCCTTCGATGGCATGACTCTCATCGAAAAGGGCATTTCAGCAGAGGATAATGTTGTGCTTGAGGGGAGTCAGCGAGCTCGTCCCGGAACGGTTGTAACTCCTAAAGAGACCAAGTTGGCTCCTGTCAAAATGGTAAATAAGAGTAGTGCGGAGCAAGATTCTCCTCAAGAAGCTGATGCGAATAATGAATGA
- a CDS encoding potassium channel family protein translates to MITVILLSSLLVIVCVGIHYNSLVSLSSLRRRFGEKRKWWINLVILGALLTHVVEMMLFSLCYSLLGPWDRYGSIIDSSGNPSEDYWYFSFVAYTSLGFGDLTPVGALRFMTALETLTGLVLIAWTASFLFVEMQSWAEEAQQE, encoded by the coding sequence ATGATCACCGTCATTTTACTCTCGTCACTATTGGTCATCGTCTGCGTGGGGATTCATTACAACTCTCTGGTTTCACTTTCGAGCCTTCGTAGACGGTTTGGAGAGAAAAGAAAGTGGTGGATTAACCTTGTGATTTTGGGAGCATTGCTGACGCATGTCGTTGAGATGATGCTCTTTTCACTCTGTTATTCTTTACTCGGACCCTGGGATCGCTACGGATCGATTATTGATTCCAGCGGGAACCCCTCAGAAGATTACTGGTACTTCTCGTTCGTCGCTTATACATCTCTTGGGTTTGGTGACCTGACTCCCGTTGGTGCACTTCGATTCATGACAGCTTTGGAGACATTGACCGGTCTTGTACTCATCGCTTGGACAGCATCGTTCCTGTTTGTCGAAATGCAGAGCTGGGCTGAGGAAGCTCAACAAGAATAA
- a CDS encoding fumarate reductase/succinate dehydrogenase flavoprotein subunit — protein MSQTVLNSNVPNGPLAEKWQNHKNEMKLVAPNNKRKYDIIVVGTGLAGASAAASLAEMGYNVKAFCYQDSPRRAHSIAAQGGINAAKNYPNDGDSVHRLFYDTIKGGDFRAREANVYRLSEVSSNIIDQCVAQGVPFAREYGGLLANRTFGGAQVSRTFYCRGQTGQQLLLGAYSGLMRQVAAGKVTMFPRREMLDLVNVDGVARGIVCRNLQTGEFETHSAHAVLLCTGGYGNVFYLSTNAKGCNVTAAWRCHKRGAFFANPCYTQIHPTCIPVKGDYQSKLTLMSESLRNDGRVWVPKNPDDKRAPGQIPDEDRDYYLERRYPSFGNMVPRDVASRAAKERCDAGYGIGETGMAVYLDFKRAISEQGEDAIRAKYGNLFHMYQKITDENPYQSPMRIYPAVHYTMGGLWVDYNLESSVPGLFVLGEANFSDHGANRLGASALMQGLADGYFVAPYTVGHHLASRNLKPVTTAHPNFEKTKQEAKGRVEKLLGVNGKRSVQSFHRELGQIMWDYCGMARNADGLKTAAEKIVSLKEQYWKQVFVPGSGADFNQQLELAGRVADFMEFGELFAKDALAREESAGGHFREEHQTEEGEAKRDDENFAHVAAWEHQEDGDAVRHKEELKFETVTPSTRSYK, from the coding sequence ATGAGTCAAACCGTGTTGAACTCAAACGTTCCCAACGGACCGCTTGCCGAAAAGTGGCAAAACCATAAAAACGAAATGAAGCTTGTTGCTCCGAATAACAAGCGCAAGTACGACATTATCGTGGTCGGAACCGGCTTGGCGGGTGCGTCTGCAGCTGCCTCTCTCGCGGAGATGGGATACAACGTTAAAGCGTTTTGCTACCAGGACTCCCCTCGACGGGCACATAGTATCGCTGCCCAAGGTGGAATTAACGCTGCAAAGAACTACCCCAACGATGGTGATTCTGTCCATCGTCTCTTTTATGACACAATTAAAGGGGGAGATTTCCGGGCTCGGGAAGCGAATGTCTATCGTTTGTCAGAAGTCAGCTCCAACATTATCGACCAATGTGTCGCACAAGGCGTCCCGTTTGCTCGCGAATACGGCGGACTCCTTGCGAATCGAACATTCGGTGGAGCTCAAGTCTCTCGAACGTTCTATTGCCGCGGTCAAACCGGTCAGCAACTCCTCCTGGGAGCCTACAGCGGGCTGATGCGACAGGTCGCTGCCGGAAAAGTGACAATGTTCCCACGTCGAGAAATGCTCGATCTGGTCAACGTAGATGGTGTCGCACGAGGGATCGTTTGCCGAAACCTGCAAACCGGTGAATTCGAAACTCATTCAGCGCACGCAGTTTTGCTTTGCACCGGTGGCTATGGAAACGTCTTCTACCTGTCGACAAATGCCAAAGGCTGTAATGTCACTGCAGCGTGGCGTTGCCACAAACGGGGAGCATTCTTCGCCAATCCTTGTTACACGCAAATTCATCCGACCTGCATCCCCGTTAAAGGGGATTACCAGTCGAAACTCACTCTGATGAGTGAAAGTTTGCGGAATGATGGTCGCGTTTGGGTTCCTAAAAATCCGGATGACAAGCGTGCTCCAGGACAAATCCCTGATGAGGACCGAGATTATTACCTCGAACGACGTTATCCGTCGTTCGGAAACATGGTGCCGCGCGATGTCGCCAGTCGAGCAGCCAAGGAACGCTGCGATGCTGGCTATGGGATCGGAGAAACCGGAATGGCGGTTTACCTCGATTTCAAACGTGCCATTTCTGAGCAAGGCGAAGATGCCATTCGGGCAAAGTATGGCAACTTGTTCCACATGTATCAGAAGATCACAGACGAAAATCCCTATCAATCGCCGATGCGGATTTACCCAGCCGTCCACTACACAATGGGGGGGCTGTGGGTCGACTATAACCTCGAGAGCTCTGTTCCCGGTTTGTTCGTTCTTGGTGAAGCGAACTTCTCTGATCACGGTGCCAACCGTCTCGGAGCAAGTGCGTTGATGCAGGGTTTAGCAGACGGCTATTTTGTCGCCCCATATACAGTTGGGCATCACCTGGCCAGCAGGAACCTTAAGCCTGTTACGACTGCTCATCCAAACTTCGAGAAAACGAAGCAGGAAGCCAAAGGCCGCGTCGAAAAACTTCTCGGTGTGAACGGAAAACGTTCTGTTCAAAGTTTCCACCGCGAACTCGGACAAATCATGTGGGATTATTGCGGAATGGCCCGCAATGCCGATGGCCTGAAAACGGCTGCCGAAAAAATTGTCTCACTGAAGGAGCAATACTGGAAGCAGGTCTTCGTTCCCGGAAGTGGAGCAGACTTCAACCAGCAACTTGAACTCGCTGGGCGAGTTGCCGACTTCATGGAGTTCGGGGAACTCTTTGCGAAAGATGCCTTAGCTCGTGAAGAATCCGCTGGGGGACACTTCCGCGAAGAGCATCAAACCGAAGAAGGTGAAGCCAAACGTGATGATGAAAACTTTGCTCACGTGGCAGCCTGGGAACATCAGGAAGATGGCGACGCTGTTCGACACAAAGAAGAGCTGAAGTTTGAAACCGTGACACCGTCCACACGTAGTTACAAGTAA
- a CDS encoding DUF1501 domain-containing protein — protein MNQISEHANRLSRRYFFGRSASGLGVAALGSLLGNLPAKAGADSGIPQTTAKAKRVIYLFQSGAPSQMDLFDHKPAIAERYGEELPDSVRMGQRLTGMTAKQDRLCIAPTIYDFKQHGKSGAWVSNLMPHTANISDDLCFIKSMHTDAINHDPAITFLMTGSQLPGRPSMGAWLSYGLGNENQNLPAFVVMSSKGTGRPNGQPLYQRLWGSGFIPSQHQGVRFGNGSDPVHYLSNPTGLNRVDRRKWLDSLAAMNELKQQETFDPEIETRISQYEMAFRMQASVPELTDVSNEPQSTFDLYGEDAKQPGTFAANCLQARRMAERGVRYIQLFHRGWDQHVNLPKQLPGQCKDTDRASAALVTDLKQRGLLDETLVIWGGEFGRTIYCQEALSSDNYGRDHHPRCFTMWVAGGGFQPGLSYGQTDDFCYNVADKPVSVHDLHATLLHCLGFDHERMTYRHQGRDYRLTDVHGSVVQDLLA, from the coding sequence ATGAACCAGATTTCTGAGCATGCAAATCGTCTTTCTCGTCGCTACTTCTTTGGACGTAGTGCGAGCGGATTGGGTGTCGCTGCGCTCGGTTCATTACTGGGAAACCTGCCTGCAAAAGCTGGCGCCGATTCAGGCATTCCACAAACAACCGCTAAAGCGAAGCGGGTGATTTACCTGTTCCAGTCAGGCGCTCCTTCGCAGATGGATTTGTTCGATCATAAACCAGCAATCGCAGAGCGATACGGCGAAGAACTCCCGGACTCTGTCCGCATGGGACAGCGTTTAACCGGAATGACTGCGAAGCAGGATCGGCTCTGTATTGCTCCGACAATTTACGACTTCAAGCAGCATGGCAAGAGCGGAGCCTGGGTGAGCAACCTGATGCCACACACCGCGAACATTTCCGATGATTTGTGCTTCATCAAGTCGATGCACACCGATGCAATCAACCACGATCCAGCGATCACTTTTTTGATGACAGGCAGTCAACTCCCCGGTCGGCCAAGTATGGGAGCATGGTTATCTTATGGACTCGGGAACGAAAACCAGAATTTACCTGCCTTTGTGGTGATGTCATCAAAAGGAACCGGACGACCAAATGGGCAACCGCTCTATCAACGGTTGTGGGGGAGCGGGTTCATTCCGTCACAGCATCAGGGAGTCCGATTCGGGAATGGATCCGATCCCGTTCATTACTTATCGAATCCAACCGGACTCAATCGAGTTGATCGTCGCAAATGGCTCGACTCGCTGGCTGCAATGAATGAACTCAAACAGCAGGAAACGTTCGATCCGGAAATCGAAACGCGGATTTCACAATATGAAATGGCCTTTCGGATGCAGGCTTCAGTTCCTGAACTGACCGATGTCTCAAACGAACCTCAATCGACATTTGATTTGTACGGTGAGGATGCAAAACAGCCCGGAACGTTCGCAGCCAACTGTTTACAGGCTCGCCGGATGGCAGAACGGGGAGTCCGATACATTCAACTGTTTCATCGTGGATGGGATCAGCACGTAAACCTGCCGAAGCAACTTCCGGGACAATGCAAAGACACAGACCGGGCTTCTGCGGCACTTGTGACTGACCTCAAGCAACGAGGTTTACTCGATGAGACTCTCGTCATCTGGGGCGGAGAATTTGGACGGACGATTTACTGCCAGGAAGCGCTGAGTTCCGATAACTACGGGCGCGACCATCACCCAAGATGCTTCACGATGTGGGTCGCCGGAGGAGGGTTTCAACCGGGACTCAGCTACGGACAAACCGACGACTTCTGCTACAACGTCGCTGACAAACCGGTCTCAGTCCATGATCTCCACGCAACCCTGCTCCACTGCCTTGGCTTCGATCATGAGAGAATGACCTATCGTCACCAGGGACGCGATTATCGACTGACTGATGTTCACGGAAGCGTTGTTCAGGACTTGCTGGCGTAG
- a CDS encoding efflux RND transporter permease subunit, which produces MSRFFIYRPIFATVISIVIVIAGLVSFGSLPVSKFPEVAPPTVQVSAVYPGANAETVAETVATPIEQEVNGVEGMIYMASTSASDGSYTLTVTFEVGADMDMATVLVQNRVSIAESRLPDEVRRQGITTKKQSTQILQFIALSSPDGEYDALYLSNYALTLKDELSRVAGVGEVTVFGAGDYSMRVWLDPRLLKQRGLTTEDVTSAIQEQNVQVAAGQIGAAPAPPGTPFELTVSTQGRLADVKEFGNIIIRTGENGRILRVKDVARVELGAKTYTFDSTYNGKPSTSIAIYQLPGANALETAEAIKLKLEELSKANSWPQGLEYSVPFDTTRFVEASIQEVYSTLFVAAALVVIVIFIFLQDWRSTIVPVVAIPVSLIGTFAIMSGLGFSINMLSLFGVVLAIGIVVDDAIVVVENATRHLERGLSPRDAAVKAMEEITGPVIATTLVLLAVFVPTAFMGGITGELNRQFALTISAAVLISTLNALTLSPALCGLILRPPKEKEFVLFRWFNKGFDFVTNGYTAIAKRLVRVIAVVMLVYVGLVTLTGWSYTRLPTGFVPTEDQGYMFVNVQLPDGASSQRSQEVMSKLDGIYKEIPGIKEWVSISGYSLLSGTAGSNQGLSVVIFDPWDERKEPHLQQDAIVGALQRKVSRLQEAIVFGFIPPPIDGLGNAGGFQMEIQDKGNAGLGELQAAADQITTVGNSQSGLQALNSTFRANVPQIFVDVDRTKAKTMDVPLSTVFGTMQAYLGSAYVNDFTYLNRSYQVRVQAESEFRAKPSDIESLDVRDSTGKMVPLGSLVDVQDKFGPSAVRRYNLYPSASVNGSAAAGYSSGQGLELMEELANAELPDAFGFEWTGMSYQEKVAAGGQVLIFTLAVVFVFLVLAAQYESWRSPAAVIAVVPLAVLGVVIALISRGADNNTYTQIGIVLLVALASKNAILIVEFAAEQRRDGLPLREAAVNAARLRFRAILMTAFSSILGFLPLLVAVGAGAASRQAVGNAVVGGMMAATVFSLMFVPVFFVLFSSKKEVVADSPEKEAASS; this is translated from the coding sequence ATGTCACGTTTCTTTATTTACCGACCAATTTTTGCGACTGTCATTTCGATTGTGATCGTCATTGCCGGACTCGTCTCGTTCGGTTCCTTGCCGGTCTCTAAGTTTCCGGAAGTTGCTCCGCCAACAGTTCAGGTGAGTGCAGTTTATCCTGGTGCGAATGCAGAGACCGTTGCGGAAACTGTCGCAACTCCGATTGAGCAAGAAGTCAACGGTGTCGAAGGCATGATTTACATGGCCTCCACCAGTGCTAGCGATGGCTCATATACGCTGACCGTGACGTTCGAAGTCGGGGCAGATATGGATATGGCAACGGTTCTCGTGCAGAATCGTGTCTCAATTGCGGAGTCTCGTCTTCCTGACGAAGTTCGCCGGCAAGGGATCACCACCAAAAAGCAATCTACGCAAATTTTGCAGTTCATTGCGCTCTCTTCTCCTGATGGGGAATATGACGCACTTTATCTCAGTAACTACGCACTCACACTCAAGGATGAACTCAGCCGTGTCGCCGGAGTCGGAGAAGTCACCGTCTTCGGGGCAGGGGATTACAGCATGCGCGTCTGGCTTGATCCACGCTTGCTGAAACAACGTGGGTTGACCACTGAAGATGTCACCAGTGCGATTCAGGAACAAAATGTTCAAGTCGCAGCCGGTCAAATTGGAGCAGCACCGGCACCTCCGGGGACACCATTCGAACTGACTGTGAGCACGCAAGGGCGTCTTGCAGATGTCAAAGAGTTTGGGAACATCATCATCCGGACTGGAGAGAATGGACGAATCCTGCGAGTGAAAGATGTTGCTCGGGTCGAATTGGGGGCGAAAACATATACGTTCGATTCGACCTACAACGGAAAGCCGTCCACTTCGATCGCAATTTATCAGTTGCCTGGGGCGAATGCCCTGGAAACGGCGGAGGCAATCAAGCTGAAGCTTGAAGAATTGTCGAAAGCGAATAGTTGGCCGCAAGGGCTGGAATACTCTGTCCCGTTCGATACGACTCGTTTTGTGGAAGCTTCCATTCAAGAAGTTTACAGCACTCTTTTTGTAGCTGCCGCACTTGTTGTGATTGTGATCTTTATCTTCCTCCAGGATTGGCGATCCACCATTGTCCCGGTGGTCGCTATCCCGGTCTCGTTGATTGGAACATTCGCCATCATGAGTGGCCTGGGTTTTTCCATCAATATGCTCTCGCTGTTTGGGGTCGTACTCGCCATCGGAATTGTGGTGGACGATGCCATTGTGGTCGTCGAAAATGCAACCCGGCATTTAGAAAGAGGGCTCTCTCCGAGGGACGCCGCTGTGAAGGCGATGGAAGAAATTACAGGTCCGGTGATTGCAACGACTCTTGTGCTCTTAGCGGTTTTCGTCCCTACAGCATTCATGGGAGGGATTACCGGGGAGCTGAATCGCCAGTTCGCCCTGACGATTTCGGCAGCTGTCCTTATTAGTACCCTCAATGCACTGACGTTAAGCCCTGCGTTATGTGGGTTGATCCTTCGGCCACCAAAAGAGAAAGAGTTTGTTCTCTTCCGCTGGTTCAATAAGGGTTTTGATTTTGTCACGAACGGCTACACCGCAATCGCGAAGCGCCTTGTGCGAGTGATTGCAGTTGTAATGTTGGTTTATGTTGGCTTGGTCACGCTGACCGGTTGGTCCTACACACGTTTGCCAACGGGATTCGTTCCCACCGAAGATCAGGGATACATGTTTGTCAACGTCCAGTTACCTGACGGAGCATCAAGCCAGCGCTCGCAAGAGGTGATGTCAAAGCTAGATGGGATCTACAAAGAGATACCCGGTATCAAAGAGTGGGTGAGTATCTCGGGGTATTCTCTGTTGAGTGGGACTGCTGGTTCAAATCAGGGGCTTTCTGTTGTCATTTTCGATCCTTGGGATGAAAGGAAAGAACCTCACCTACAGCAAGATGCCATCGTCGGTGCTCTGCAAAGAAAAGTCAGTCGACTTCAGGAAGCGATCGTGTTTGGCTTTATTCCTCCTCCGATTGATGGTTTAGGGAACGCTGGGGGGTTCCAGATGGAAATCCAAGACAAAGGGAACGCCGGGCTGGGAGAACTCCAGGCGGCGGCCGATCAAATTACGACAGTCGGGAATTCGCAATCTGGTTTGCAAGCATTGAATTCAACCTTCCGTGCGAATGTTCCACAAATTTTTGTTGACGTCGATCGCACAAAAGCAAAAACGATGGATGTCCCGTTGAGTACTGTTTTCGGGACAATGCAGGCTTATCTCGGCTCTGCGTACGTCAACGATTTCACCTATCTCAATCGTTCGTATCAGGTTCGCGTTCAAGCCGAATCTGAGTTTCGAGCAAAGCCATCGGACATCGAAAGTCTTGATGTTCGCGACTCTACTGGAAAAATGGTTCCCCTTGGCTCTTTGGTCGATGTGCAAGACAAGTTTGGCCCCTCTGCGGTTCGCCGATACAACTTATACCCAAGTGCTTCGGTGAATGGCTCTGCTGCGGCAGGTTACAGTTCTGGACAAGGATTAGAGCTGATGGAAGAACTGGCGAATGCGGAACTTCCTGACGCATTCGGTTTCGAATGGACCGGAATGTCCTATCAGGAAAAGGTTGCAGCTGGAGGACAAGTGTTGATCTTTACACTCGCTGTCGTTTTTGTCTTTCTTGTTCTCGCTGCTCAGTACGAAAGCTGGAGGAGTCCCGCTGCGGTTATTGCAGTTGTTCCCTTAGCGGTCCTGGGAGTCGTGATCGCACTGATTTCTCGTGGAGCTGACAACAATACCTACACACAAATCGGGATCGTTTTGCTGGTTGCACTGGCAAGTAAAAATGCGATTCTGATCGTTGAATTTGCCGCCGAACAACGACGTGACGGCCTTCCTCTTCGTGAAGCAGCAGTCAATGCTGCACGCCTGCGATTTCGTGCCATTTTGATGACTGCATTCTCTTCAATCCTCGGATTCCTGCCGCTGCTCGTCGCAGTTGGAGCCGGAGCAGCGAGTCGTCAAGCGGTCGGAAACGCAGTTGTCGGCGGAATGATGGCGGCGACCGTCTTCTCGCTGATGTTCGTCCCGGTGTTCTTTGTTCTATTTTCCAGCAAGAAAGAAGTCGTAGCGGATTCTCCTGAGAAAGAAGCAGCTTCTTCATGA